One region of Thermodesulfobacteriota bacterium genomic DNA includes:
- a CDS encoding DEAD/DEAH box helicase, with protein sequence MTDPTPAPPPGFEHLGLAPPLLRALADAGYEAPTPIQEAAIPPLLAGRDLIGQAQTGTGKTAAFALPLLAAVDPRRPRVQALVLVPTRELALQVAEAVHTYAHHTEGLGVLPVYGGQPFPLQLRGLQRGAQVVIGTPGRVLDHLRRGSLSLEAVRVLVLDEADEMLRMGFLEDVEQILSHAPASRQTALFSATMPPEIRRVAGAHLRDPVTVALSQRTLTVPSVEQRCLFLAEGQKLDALTRILGAEPSEAVLVFTRTKTGAAELAQKLEARGWAAEALHGDLGQAQREALVRRLRARKVDVLVATDVAARGLDVEHVTHVVNYDIPYDAEAYVHRIGRTGRAGRAGVAVLFVTPREQRMMREIERYTGRRLAPMRLPTRADVAARTAALFQEELRESLREGGLDPYRALVEDLAREDGVSLADVAAAAARLALGEKPLEAPEDLELEAVPEPFPPPQTGGMGRAGEATARLILAAGSRAGVRPADVVGAIANEAGVPGREIGPIEIHENFTLVDLPRRYVPQVLHRMARSTLRGRPIRIRPAAR encoded by the coding sequence ATGACCGATCCCACCCCCGCCCCCCCGCCGGGCTTCGAGCACCTGGGCCTCGCGCCGCCCCTGCTGCGGGCCCTGGCGGACGCGGGGTACGAGGCGCCCACCCCCATCCAGGAGGCCGCGATCCCACCGCTGCTCGCGGGCCGCGACCTCATCGGGCAGGCCCAGACGGGCACGGGGAAGACCGCGGCTTTCGCCCTGCCGCTGCTCGCGGCGGTGGACCCCCGCCGGCCCCGGGTGCAGGCCCTGGTGCTCGTGCCCACCCGGGAGCTCGCCCTCCAGGTGGCCGAGGCGGTGCACACCTACGCCCACCACACCGAGGGGCTCGGCGTGCTCCCCGTGTACGGGGGGCAGCCCTTCCCCCTCCAGCTCCGGGGGCTCCAGCGGGGGGCGCAGGTGGTGATCGGCACGCCGGGCCGGGTGCTGGACCACCTGCGGCGGGGGAGCCTCTCCCTGGAGGCCGTGCGGGTGCTCGTCCTCGACGAGGCCGACGAGATGCTGCGCATGGGGTTTTTGGAGGACGTGGAGCAGATCCTCTCCCACGCCCCGGCTTCCCGCCAGACGGCCCTCTTCTCGGCCACGATGCCCCCCGAGATCCGCCGGGTCGCCGGCGCCCACCTGCGCGACCCGGTCACGGTGGCCCTCTCCCAACGCACCCTCACCGTCCCCTCGGTGGAGCAGCGCTGCCTCTTCCTGGCCGAGGGGCAGAAGCTCGACGCCCTCACCCGCATCCTGGGGGCGGAGCCCAGCGAGGCCGTGCTCGTCTTCACCCGCACCAAGACCGGCGCCGCGGAGCTCGCCCAGAAGCTCGAGGCCCGGGGGTGGGCGGCCGAGGCCCTCCACGGGGATCTCGGCCAGGCCCAGCGGGAGGCCCTGGTGCGGCGCCTGCGGGCCCGCAAGGTGGACGTGTTGGTCGCCACCGACGTGGCGGCCCGGGGGCTCGACGTGGAGCACGTGACCCACGTGGTCAACTACGACATCCCCTACGACGCGGAGGCCTACGTGCACCGCATCGGGCGCACGGGCAGGGCCGGGCGGGCCGGGGTCGCCGTGCTCTTCGTCACCCCGCGGGAACAGCGGATGATGCGCGAGATCGAGCGGTACACGGGCCGGCGGCTGGCGCCCATGCGCCTTCCCACCCGGGCGGACGTGGCCGCCCGCACCGCGGCGCTCTTCCAGGAGGAGCTGCGGGAGTCGCTCCGGGAGGGGGGGCTCGACCCCTACCGGGCCCTGGTGGAGGACCTGGCCCGGGAGGACGGGGTCTCCCTGGCGGATGTCGCAGCGGCAGCGGCCCGCCTGGCCCTGGGGGAGAAGCCCCTGGAGGCTCCGGAGGACCTGGAGCTCGAGGCCGTGCCGGAGCCGTTCCCCCCGCCGCAGACAGGGGGGATGGGCCGGGCCGGCGAGGCCACGGCCCGACTCATCCTGGCCGCCGGGAGCCGGGCCGGGGTGCGGCCCGCCGACGTGGTGGGTGCCATCGCCAACGAGGCGGGCGTGCCGGGGCGGGAGATCGGCCCCATCGAGATCCACGAGAACTTCACCCTGGTGGACCTCCCCCGCCGGTACGTGCCCCAGGTGCTCCACCGCATGGCCCGGAGCACGCTTCGCGGCCGGCCGATCCGGATCCGGCCCGCCGCCCG
- a CDS encoding peptidylprolyl isomerase — MTRMLAAVTSAFVAVAVVLGSLTACQAQGTATAKEDAAMKVIDEMVQKAAVDTSKPNWKTAVPKPEKATFEPGRKYFARMATNKGPVRIRLMPEVAPMHVTSFIYLTKLGFYDNLIFHRVIPGFMAQGGCPLGSGTGGPGYEYGGEFSPTVKHDRGGLLSMANRGPNTDGSQFFLTFVPTPWLDGKHTIYGEVVEGMDTLKKLEAAGSQSGRPTEPLKLEKVTIEVE, encoded by the coding sequence ATGACCAGAATGCTCGCCGCCGTCACGTCCGCTTTCGTCGCCGTCGCCGTGGTGCTGGGGTCGCTCACGGCGTGCCAGGCGCAGGGAACCGCAACTGCCAAGGAGGATGCTGCGATGAAGGTGATCGACGAGATGGTGCAGAAGGCCGCGGTGGACACGTCCAAGCCCAACTGGAAGACCGCGGTGCCCAAGCCGGAGAAGGCCACGTTCGAACCCGGCCGCAAGTACTTCGCCCGCATGGCCACCAACAAGGGCCCCGTACGCATCCGGCTGATGCCGGAGGTGGCGCCCATGCACGTGACGAGCTTCATCTACCTGACCAAGCTCGGCTTCTACGACAACCTCATCTTCCACCGGGTGATCCCGGGCTTCATGGCCCAGGGGGGCTGCCCGCTGGGCAGCGGCACCGGGGGGCCGGGGTACGAGTACGGCGGCGAGTTCAGCCCGACGGTGAAGCACGACCGGGGCGGCCTCCTCTCCATGGCCAACCGGGGCCCCAACACCGACGGGAGCCAGTTCTTCCTCACTTTCGTCCCCACCCCCTGGCTCGACGGCAAGCACACCATCTACGGGGAGGTGGTGGAGGGGATGGACACCCTCAAGAAGCTCGAGGCCGCGGGCTCCCAGAGCGGGCGCCCCACGGAGCCCCTGAAGCTGGAGAAGGTGACCATCGAGGTCGAGTAG
- a CDS encoding TRIC cation channel family protein, whose protein sequence is MLLYYLDLAGVAVFAASGVMAARDRDLDLFGIAVVAMLTAIGGGTHRWGTVARATQFAGATGRLSAGGAAGIMARPFPDGPRAAACRFLGG, encoded by the coding sequence TTGCTTCTGTACTATCTGGATCTCGCAGGCGTAGCGGTATTCGCCGCCAGCGGCGTGATGGCTGCTCGTGATCGGGATCTGGATTTGTTCGGGATCGCCGTCGTCGCCATGCTGACGGCGATCGGGGGCGGAACGCATCGGTGGGGTACGGTGGCCCGAGCAACGCAGTTCGCCGGGGCCACAGGCCGGTTGTCCGCGGGGGGCGCAGCGGGTATCATGGCGCGTCCGTTTCCAGACGGGCCGCGCGCCGCGGCCTGCCGGTTCTTGGGAGGGTGA
- a CDS encoding GxxExxY protein, with the protein MNENEVARAVVDAAFHVHKELGPGLLESVYEAVLAKELTRRGLSVERQRPVPIRFDGIEFDEGFRADLVVEDRIIVELKSVEAVAPVHKKQLLTYLRLADKRLGLLINFGTALFKDGVSRVANGMED; encoded by the coding sequence GTGAACGAGAACGAGGTGGCCCGGGCGGTTGTCGACGCCGCGTTTCACGTGCACAAGGAGCTCGGCCCGGGGCTCCTCGAGTCGGTGTACGAGGCGGTCTTGGCGAAGGAACTGACCCGCCGGGGACTGTCAGTGGAGCGCCAGCGACCCGTCCCCATCCGGTTCGACGGGATCGAGTTCGACGAGGGCTTCCGGGCGGATCTCGTCGTCGAAGATCGGATCATCGTCGAGTTGAAATCCGTGGAGGCGGTGGCCCCTGTGCACAAGAAGCAGTTGCTCACCTACCTCCGGCTGGCGGACAAACGCCTCGGGCTGCTGATCAACTTCGGGACGGCGCTGTTCAAGGATGGGGTGTCGCGGGTCGCCAACGGAATGGAAGACTGA
- a CDS encoding type II toxin-antitoxin system Phd/YefM family antitoxin: MNTRFSEDVIPLTDLKVNPGRVVKHVAESRRPVLLTSRGRGVAVVQSVAGYERDQEERAFLRAVVEGLAGLEEGREVSLAEAKARLGLK, encoded by the coding sequence ATGAATACCCGATTCTCCGAAGACGTGATCCCCCTGACCGATCTTAAGGTGAACCCGGGCCGGGTGGTGAAGCACGTGGCCGAGTCCCGCCGCCCCGTGCTCCTCACCAGCCGCGGCCGCGGCGTGGCCGTGGTCCAGTCCGTGGCCGGGTACGAGAGGGACCAGGAAGAGCGCGCGTTCCTGCGGGCGGTCGTGGAAGGCCTCGCGGGCCTGGAGGAAGGCCGCGAGGTCTCCCTCGCCGAGGCCAAGGCGCGTCTGGGGCTGAAGTAG
- a CDS encoding ATP-binding protein, translating to MSDPLVIFIVYLLYGLAFFAMGIAVVSRDTRSSNLSLAPLLWLFAVFAFTHAFHEWSELYLILQGSHLDPRLLLRIKGLKLWPVVASYFFLLLFGIFLLGRVYPRQRNVLLLVVPLLLFGLLATTMASAEPQRSVEFLQYHNFRIRNFLGFPAGIAAGLGFAAYASTVQELSPRGARSFRWAGAFLVVYGVLTGLVPSRTLVPLFGQVEVLRGLSAVAILHFLMRGLHVFDAERRVAIEDRLRRFAESEKTHALGKLASGIAHEINNPLGNVSLSVELLKKDLSGVAGMEGTARRFALIERNLDRASKIARELLYVSRSQDAEAVEADLNEVIRGALTLLGPGTDECPIELRPGPLPPLHLVPWKVEEVFLNLLLNARDAAGPGGKIVISTAAKNGEVVAEVADTGPGIAPEDVGRIFDPFFTTKEVGRGTGLGLSVSRGIMERHGGRIEVARTGPGGTVMAVVFPVRGAAHA from the coding sequence ATGTCGGATCCCCTGGTCATCTTCATCGTCTACCTCTTGTACGGCCTCGCGTTCTTCGCCATGGGCATTGCCGTGGTGTCGCGGGACACGCGCAGCAGCAATCTGTCCCTTGCGCCCCTCCTGTGGCTCTTCGCGGTCTTTGCCTTTACCCATGCGTTCCACGAGTGGTCGGAGCTCTACCTGATCCTCCAGGGGAGCCACCTCGACCCGAGGTTGCTGCTGCGGATCAAGGGCTTGAAGCTGTGGCCGGTGGTTGCTTCCTATTTCTTCTTGCTGCTCTTCGGGATCTTCCTCCTGGGACGAGTGTACCCACGGCAGCGCAACGTCCTGCTCCTGGTGGTGCCGCTGCTGCTCTTCGGCCTGCTGGCTACGACCATGGCCTCGGCAGAGCCCCAGCGCTCCGTTGAGTTTCTCCAGTACCACAATTTCCGGATTCGAAACTTCCTCGGATTCCCGGCCGGGATCGCGGCAGGGCTCGGGTTTGCGGCCTACGCCTCCACCGTCCAGGAGCTCAGCCCCCGGGGCGCGCGAAGCTTCCGTTGGGCCGGCGCCTTTCTGGTTGTCTATGGGGTCCTGACGGGGCTCGTGCCGTCGCGCACGCTGGTGCCCCTCTTTGGCCAGGTGGAGGTGCTGCGGGGGCTCTCCGCCGTGGCGATCCTCCACTTCCTCATGCGGGGGCTGCACGTGTTCGACGCCGAGCGTCGGGTGGCCATCGAGGACCGGCTGCGGCGCTTCGCCGAATCGGAGAAGACCCACGCGCTGGGCAAGCTGGCCTCGGGCATCGCCCACGAGATCAACAACCCCCTCGGCAACGTCTCCCTGTCGGTGGAGCTCCTGAAGAAGGATCTCTCGGGCGTGGCGGGTATGGAGGGCACAGCCCGGCGCTTTGCGCTCATCGAGCGAAACCTGGACCGGGCGTCGAAGATTGCCCGGGAGCTCCTGTACGTCTCCCGCTCCCAGGACGCGGAGGCGGTGGAGGCCGATCTCAACGAGGTGATCCGGGGCGCCCTCACGCTCCTCGGCCCGGGGACCGACGAGTGCCCCATCGAGCTGCGCCCGGGGCCGCTGCCGCCGCTGCACCTCGTGCCGTGGAAGGTGGAGGAGGTCTTCCTCAACCTGCTGCTCAACGCCCGGGACGCCGCGGGGCCCGGCGGCAAGATCGTGATCTCCACCGCCGCCAAGAACGGTGAAGTGGTGGCGGAGGTCGCCGACACGGGTCCGGGCATCGCGCCGGAGGACGTGGGGCGCATCTTCGACCCCTTCTTCACCACCAAGGAGGTGGGGCGCGGAACGGGCCTCGGACTCTCGGTCTCTCGAGGCATCATGGAGCGGCACGGGGGCCGCATCGAAGTCGCCCGGACCGGCCCCGGCGGCACGGTCATGGCGGTGGTCTTCCCCGTTCGCGGAGCGGCCCATGCCTAG